One Peterkaempfera bronchialis DNA window includes the following coding sequences:
- a CDS encoding ABC transporter substrate-binding protein, with translation MTAATLAAAVAVLVSACGSGAGAGAAGGDAGSSGKNAGKPFIALSNGFIGNGWRQTMVASFEAAAKQAQQDGLIGKYKAVNAPGDNSATEQIAQIKSLLLQKPDALLIDPSSPTALKPVIQQACTAGVKVVVFDSAIDAPCAHVIQNSFTDWATDAAKPLLDGIGGKGNVIVSRGVVGSQPEAEMYKTTQDILATYPGVKTAATVTGMCDGATAQKAVLGVLSSVPKVDGVIGCGDGYGVAQAFTTAGKPVPAVTFETNGRALNYWKDNRIDNGSVAVMSDPGQSVAALWEALDLLDGKDVPQHMTLPIVLVEQKDRDAWAAVLKPDQYAAWPWTRDLFRQQVEAAKSGGAPVQPPVPTAAG, from the coding sequence GTGACCGCGGCCACGCTCGCCGCCGCCGTGGCGGTACTGGTCTCGGCCTGCGGTTCCGGCGCGGGCGCCGGAGCGGCCGGCGGCGATGCCGGATCGTCCGGCAAGAACGCGGGCAAGCCGTTCATCGCCCTGAGCAACGGCTTCATCGGCAACGGATGGCGCCAGACCATGGTCGCCTCGTTCGAGGCCGCCGCGAAGCAGGCCCAGCAGGACGGTCTGATCGGCAAGTACAAGGCCGTCAACGCGCCGGGCGACAACTCGGCGACCGAGCAGATCGCCCAGATCAAGAGCCTGCTGCTGCAGAAGCCCGACGCGCTGCTCATCGACCCGTCCTCGCCCACCGCCCTCAAGCCGGTCATCCAGCAGGCGTGTACCGCCGGCGTCAAGGTGGTCGTCTTCGACTCCGCGATCGACGCCCCCTGCGCCCATGTGATCCAGAACAGCTTCACCGACTGGGCCACCGACGCCGCCAAGCCGCTGCTCGACGGCATCGGCGGCAAGGGCAATGTCATCGTCAGCCGGGGCGTCGTCGGCTCCCAGCCGGAGGCCGAGATGTACAAGACCACCCAGGACATCCTCGCCACCTACCCGGGCGTGAAGACCGCCGCGACGGTGACCGGCATGTGCGACGGCGCCACCGCGCAGAAGGCCGTGCTCGGCGTGCTCTCCAGCGTGCCGAAGGTGGACGGCGTCATCGGCTGCGGCGACGGCTACGGCGTGGCCCAGGCGTTCACCACCGCAGGCAAGCCCGTCCCCGCGGTCACCTTCGAGACCAACGGCCGCGCCCTGAACTACTGGAAGGACAACCGGATCGACAACGGGTCGGTCGCCGTGATGTCCGACCCGGGCCAGTCGGTGGCCGCCCTCTGGGAGGCGCTCGACCTGCTCGACGGCAAGGACGTCCCCCAGCACATGACCCTGCCCATCGTCCTGGTGGAGCAGAAGGACCGGGACGCCTGGGCCGCCGTCCTCAAGCCCGACCAGTACGCCGCCTGGCCGTGGACCCGCGACCTGTTCCGGCAGCAGGTCGAGGCGGCCAAGAGCGGCGGCGCCCCGGTCCAGCCCCCGGTCCCGACGGCTGCCGGCTGA
- a CDS encoding GntR family transcriptional regulator: MAHERLSRDASEPLWMQLMTALRTQIEGGLLAADQPLPSEAELTDLYGVSRTVVREALRELVQQRLIYKVKGRGAFVAPRKTELRFVGSVSGSADDLRESGRRVTTQTLRQELAEADEREAALLRIPTGEQVVRMRRLRRVDGQPWLLVDTALPARLVPGLEKAVLENQSLYDVLRRRYGLEPDGADRWIEAVFPDEQDAAVLEVTTSTPLLGIESVSWLPDRTRFEAYHALHRSDQTRFYVGIR, from the coding sequence ATGGCGCATGAGCGGTTGAGCCGCGATGCCAGCGAGCCGCTGTGGATGCAGCTGATGACGGCGCTGCGCACCCAGATCGAGGGCGGCCTACTCGCCGCGGACCAGCCCCTGCCCTCCGAGGCGGAGCTGACCGACCTCTACGGCGTCTCCCGGACCGTGGTGCGGGAGGCGCTGCGCGAGCTGGTGCAGCAGCGGCTGATCTACAAGGTCAAGGGGCGCGGCGCCTTTGTGGCCCCCCGCAAGACCGAGCTGCGGTTCGTCGGCTCCGTCTCCGGCTCCGCCGACGACCTGCGCGAGTCGGGACGCCGGGTCACCACCCAGACCCTCCGTCAGGAGCTGGCCGAGGCCGATGAGCGGGAGGCCGCGCTGCTGCGCATCCCCACCGGGGAGCAGGTGGTGAGGATGCGCCGGCTGCGGCGGGTGGACGGCCAGCCCTGGCTGCTGGTGGACACCGCCCTGCCCGCCCGGCTGGTCCCCGGCCTGGAGAAGGCCGTCCTGGAGAACCAGTCGCTCTACGACGTGCTGCGCCGCCGCTATGGACTCGAACCCGACGGCGCCGACCGCTGGATCGAGGCCGTCTTCCCCGACGAGCAGGACGCCGCCGTCCTGGAGGTCACCACCTCCACACCGCTGCTCGGCATCGAGTCCGTGTCCTGGCTGCCCGACAGGACCCGCTTCGAGGCGTACCACGCGCTCCACCGCAGCGACCAGACCCGCTTCTACGTCGGCATCCGCTGA